Within Candidatus Eisenbacteria bacterium, the genomic segment TCCTTCGCGGGCGATCGGTTGCTCCTTCAAGGAAACGCCGCGCGCGCGGCGGCGCTCTTCGACGAAGCGGCCGCGAAGGATCCCGAGGATCGGAGCGATGCGCTCGAGCACGCGGCGGCCCTCGCCCGCTCCGGGCGGTGCGCGGAGGCGGCGCCGCTCCTCCGCGCGGTCGTCCTCGATCGCCCGCACGAGGCGCGCGTCTGGACGACGCTCGCCGAGTGCCTTCTTCGGCTCGGCAAGACCGCGGAGGCCCGCGAGGTTCTCGGTTCGATGCGCGCGCGGCGCGTGGAGCCGGGAGAGGCGGCGCGCCGTATGGCGGCCATCTCTCTCGAGGCGGGCGACCTCGCGCGCGCGGCGGAAGAGGTCGCCTCGGAGCGGATGCTCGGCGTCAAGGAGGAAGAGGCCGAGGTCCACGCCGGCGATCTTCTCGTTCTCTCCGGGGATCCTTTCGGAGCGATCGGCCGGTACGAAGAGGCTCTCCGGTTCGATCCCTTCTCCGCCGAGGCGTGGGCCGGGATCGGGCGGGCGGAGCACGCTCTCGGACATCTTGTCGAGGCACACGCCGCGTTCGAGAACGCTCTTCGCTCCGACCCGACGAATGCCGTCTCTTGGAACAACGCCGGGATCGTTCTTCGGGATCTCGGCGAGACGGAGAGGGCGCTTCGATTCTTCGAGAAGGCGCGCGAGGAGGATCCGCGATTGGTTCATGCCTATTGGAATCGCGCGACGCTTCTCGAGACGATCGGCGAGAAGGAGGGGGCGGCCGGCGAGTATCGCCGTCTCCTCGAGGTCTCGCCCGGGTTCGCGCCCGCGATCGATTCGCTCGCGCGGCTTTCGGGGGCGGCGCCCTCTCCGTGAGGGGGGACGGCGGCCGAGAAGACGGCGAGACGAGAGCGCAACTCTTTCATTGACAAACAGATGCGTCTGTGATAAGCTCCGGCTTGCTCGGCGGACGGCGCCGTCGAGCGGGCGGGCGGGCGCCAGGCGACGCGCGAGCGGGGCATCCGGACGCATGCCGATCGATCCCGGAAAAGGAGGGAAACGCGTGAGGATCAAGCTACCGGTCTTTTTGTCGGTCGTTGTCGCAGCCGTTCTCTGGTCGGCCGTCCCGGCGATCGGTGCGGAAGGAGAACCGATCTCCCTGTATCTTGCGGCGGGCTACACGTTCGATCCCGCAACGGGAGGCCCGGAGATCGATCCGTCTCTCGTCGCCGCAGAGCTCGAGGCGGGAGAAGCGGGTTACCATGTTGTCCAGTTCGCGGCCCCCGTCGGAGAGAACGAGAAAGCGCTTCTCTCGCGAGAAGGCGCGGAGATCGTTTCATATCTCCCCGACTTCGCGTATCTCGTGCGGGTCGCTCCGGACGCGCTCGAACCGCTTCGCGCCTCGGGCGATGTCCGATGGGCAGGGCGCTGGGAGCCGGCGTACAAGATCTCGCCGGCGATCGGAACGCACGAGTTCAAGGGGCGCGAGAGAAGCGAGGACCCGCTGCTCACGCTCCGCGTGCGCGTGTTCGAGGATCTTTCCGGAACGGGAAGCGGGATCGAGGTGCTCGGAGCGGAGGTTCTCGAGGAAGTCGATGATCCGTATCAGAAGCTTCTTCTCGTGCACGCCGACCCCTCGCTTCTTTCCGCGATCGCGTCGATTGAAGATGTCTGGTGGATCGAGGAGCTTCCCGAGTACTTCCTCATGAACAACACGACCAAGTGGGTCGTGCAGTCGAACGTCTCGGGACAGACGCCGATTTGGGACCGCGGTCTGCACGGCGAGGGGGAGACCGTCTTCCTGATGGACTCCGGGATCGACTACAACAGCTGCTGGTTCCGCGGCGCGGGGAGCGCGCCTCCTGGACCGACCCACCGCAAGGTCGTCTTCTGCCAGGCGTACGGCGGCGGCGTTCTCTACGACGCGTGCGATCCGGGACACGGCACGCACGTCGCGGGGACGGTCGCGGGGGATCAGTCGTTCGTCAATCCGGGGAACTACAGCCACAACGGGATGGCGTACGCGGCGAAGATCGGGATGCAGGACGTGCAGGACGCGGACTCCTGGACCTGCATGACCGGGGGCGTGAGCCCGCCGACCTCGCTCACCGGCGCGTACAACGACGCGTACAACAACGGGGCGCGCATCCACACGAACAGCTGGGGAGGATCGTCGAACAGCTACGACGCGTACTGCGTGAACGTCGACGCGTTCATGGCGAACCACCGCGACTTCCTCATCCTCTTCGCGGCGGGGAATGCCGGGTCGGGGGCGAGCACGGTCGGCTATCCGGGGACGGCGAAGAACTGCATCACGGTCGGCGCGACGCGCCAGGCGCCGAACCAGGAAACGATCGCGGGCTACTCCTCGCGCGGGCCGACGTTCGACAACCGCTTCAAACCGACAGTGTGTGCGCCCGGCGGCGAGGCGGGCTATGCGTACATCTTCTCGGCGGACAACCACACGGGGAATCCCCCGGCGAACACGTGCAACGTGCAGGGGGACCCGTTCCAGGGGACCTCGATGGCGACGCCGGCGGTCGCGGGAACAGCAGCCCTCACGCGGCAGTACTTCCGCGAGGGATGGTATCCGGGCGGATCCGCGGGATCCGGACCTTCGATCAACCCGAGCGCCGCGTTGGTGAAGGCG encodes:
- a CDS encoding S8 family serine peptidase; translation: MRIKLPVFLSVVVAAVLWSAVPAIGAEGEPISLYLAAGYTFDPATGGPEIDPSLVAAELEAGEAGYHVVQFAAPVGENEKALLSREGAEIVSYLPDFAYLVRVAPDALEPLRASGDVRWAGRWEPAYKISPAIGTHEFKGRERSEDPLLTLRVRVFEDLSGTGSGIEVLGAEVLEEVDDPYQKLLLVHADPSLLSAIASIEDVWWIEELPEYFLMNNTTKWVVQSNVSGQTPIWDRGLHGEGETVFLMDSGIDYNSCWFRGAGSAPPGPTHRKVVFCQAYGGGVLYDACDPGHGTHVAGTVAGDQSFVNPGNYSHNGMAYAAKIGMQDVQDADSWTCMTGGVSPPTSLTGAYNDAYNNGARIHTNSWGGSSNSYDAYCVNVDAFMANHRDFLILFAAGNAGSGASTVGYPGTAKNCITVGATRQAPNQETIAGYSSRGPTFDNRFKPTVCAPGGEAGYAYIFSADNHTGNPPANTCNVQGDPFQGTSMATPAVAGTAALTRQYFREGWYPGGSAGSGPSINPSAALVKAVVMNSAADMGTADIPNNNEGWGRVKLEDALYFDGDARELRIEDEGTALGTGQHTTFTYDVEAGMSLEIVLVWTDKAAAAGASVAIVNDLDLTVSGPSGTFKGNVFSGGSSVTGGSYDRRNVEEVVRIASPVAGTYTVRVDGYNVPSGPQTFALALTGAFEDVSGIDPTLSTVAVNDDVMLRPDGLGDSVLAITVTVRDGSGNPVAGIPAGDVAV